Proteins co-encoded in one Nothobranchius furzeri strain GRZ-AD chromosome 4, NfurGRZ-RIMD1, whole genome shotgun sequence genomic window:
- the LOC107389643 gene encoding UDP-GalNAc:beta-1,3-N-acetylgalactosaminyltransferase 1, protein MEHKNRLKEIFITVLVAVTVCIIVLQFERWPGHASFPAYREMQAPSSAVTTPEPHWEDPGPYHVAYPRNYKFTMDDTPTCKSTTPFLVMMVPTAPSEAMARDTIRKTWGSEKMVLGQLVETVFILGLPQGGDAYQLQESLKRENEQHRDIIQSSFLDSYNNLTIKTMVMLEWLSKNCAKSSFALKIDSDMLLHVKNVVKLLLDPSTAKQHYMTGLVWWHSPVLRNPFNKFYMPSSVIPEPEYPPYPLGMAYIMSLDLPKKILDVSPQIKPIYIEDAYLGMCLKLLGISPTDPPETSMFLVTPQHPLSSCSLSQVIAMTTTETSQINWYWLRIQKGVQCQN, encoded by the coding sequence ATGGAACACAAGAATCGGCTTAAAGAAATCTTCATCACAGTCCTGGTGGCAGTGACAGTCTGCATCATCGTTCTCCAGTTTGAGAGATGGCCAGGACATGCGAGTTTTCCTGCATACAGAGAAATGCAGGCGCCTTCATCGGCTGTCACGACACCTGAGCCACATTGGGAGGATCCGGGGCCTTATCACGTAGCCTATCCGCGGAACTACAAATTCACCATGGATGACACCCCAACATGTAAGAGCACCACTCCATTCCTGGTTATGATGGTTCCCACTGCTCCCAGTGAAGCTATGGCCCGAGATACCATCCGGAAGACATGGGGAAGTGAAAAAATGGTCCTCGGTCAACTGGTTGAGACTGTCTTCATATTGGGCCTGCCTCAAGGAGGCGATGCCTATCAGCTGCAGGAGAGCCTCAAACGGGAGAACGAGCAGCATCGTGACATCATACAGAGCAGTTTCCTGGACAGCTATAACAATTTAACCATCAAGACTATGGTCATGCTGGAGTGGCTGTCCAAAAACTGTGCAAAATCTTCCTTTGCTTTAAAAATTGACTCGGATATGTTGCTACATGTGAAAAATGTGGTTAAACTGTTACTTGACCCTAGCACAGCTAAACAGCACTATATGACAGGTTTGGTGTGGTGGCACAGCCCAGTTTTAAGAAACCCCTTTAATAAGTTTTACATGCCGAGCAGCGTGATTCCTGAGCCCGAGTATCCACCGTATCCTCTGGGAATGGCTTACATCATGTCCCTGGATCTCCCTAAAAAGATCCTGGATGTCTCTCCTCAAATTAAACCCATCTACATTGAAGATGCCTACCTAGGCATGTGCCTGAAGCTTTTGGGTATCTCCCCCACTGACCCTCCTGAGACATCAATGTTTTTGGTCACACCTCAGCATCCTCTAAGCAGCTGCAGTCTTTCTCAAGTGATCGCCATGACAACAACGGAAACATCACAAATCAACTGGTACTGGCTTAGAATCCAAAAAGGGGTTCAGTGCCAGAATTAG